A part of Elusimicrobiales bacterium genomic DNA contains:
- a CDS encoding tail fiber domain-containing protein — MQVNGDLYANNYYHNSDERLKTDISTSKGLSIIEKLRGVSFRWKANGERSDGVIAQELEKVMPEAVRSAKDGHKVVAYDVLFAPLIESIKELKAANDAQAEEIRKLRDRVNVLEGGKQAGPRSSK, encoded by the coding sequence GTGCAGGTGAATGGCGATTTGTATGCCAACAACTACTACCACAACTCGGACGAAAGGCTGAAAACAGATATTTCAACCAGCAAGGGGTTGAGTATCATTGAAAAGCTGCGCGGCGTCAGCTTCCGGTGGAAGGCCAACGGCGAGCGTTCGGACGGCGTGATAGCCCAGGAGCTTGAGAAGGTCATGCCGGAGGCGGTGCGCTCCGCCAAGGACGGACACAAGGTGGTCGCATACGACGTTTTGTTCGCCCCGCTGATAGAATCAATCAAGGAATTGAAGGCCGCCAACGACGCGCAGGCGGAGGAAATAAGAAAACTGCGCGACAGGGTGAATGTTCTGGAGGGGGGAAAGCAGGCCGGCCCCCGCTCTTCTAAGTGA
- a CDS encoding tetratricopeptide repeat protein: MRKTAPAIILAAALSAFWPAFRADFVNWDDRQYVTASPVMESPRWGDVFKTSPQGYYHPLTVLTYKIEHSLFGLKPAAYHATNIALHLANCLLFYYFALELGLTSPAALFAALLFAVHPLRAESVAWISGRKDLLCCLFFLAALLAHARHAKSPDRKLLAASAVLFLAALLAKPAVIAGVLAFFLIDRHFDRGWDRRVFAEKIPHFAAAAAAVLLSFTVGEFFLTSPVTSGAGLAPGGRLLSCGYTELFYLWKIIYPAKLSALYPALRVSGATAYLPYLAVVGSLAVLFSRAELRPYVFGPAFFAALLLPSAAFAELAPADRYTYIPAAGIFMLAGQLFAQFYARAKKPAAVLACALILALGWMCAARAQVWHDSLSLWNDVISRYPGAKAYVNRGTAYQELGRGKEALDDFNTAITLNPDYDYPYVHRAALLCDEKQYLPALADLDRALAMNPRYGYAYHRRGTAHYALGQYVMALSDFTEGLKYERTVDALAMRGLAYSALKLYGNAEEDFSAALHMNPRRTDVYAGRGRARFYAGRYKEAAADFARSLELKPDQPRLYSDLGAAYAGAGELEKAVSAYDAAALRDPGFSDAYGNRGAALAGLKQFTRAIEDLDKAIAMDPLRAYNYRNRAIALYETGRYAQAVSDLDRTIALSPQARDYAARGRAYLKLKKPAKARADFKKALSLDPADADALSGKAELPGH; encoded by the coding sequence ATGAGAAAAACCGCCCCCGCCATCATACTGGCCGCCGCGCTGTCCGCGTTCTGGCCCGCCTTCCGGGCGGATTTCGTCAACTGGGACGACAGGCAGTATGTAACCGCCAGCCCCGTCATGGAAAGCCCGCGCTGGGGCGATGTCTTCAAAACCTCGCCGCAGGGCTATTATCATCCGCTTACGGTGCTGACCTACAAAATAGAGCATTCGCTTTTCGGGCTGAAACCGGCGGCATATCACGCAACCAATATCGCGCTGCACCTGGCGAACTGCCTGCTGTTTTATTATTTCGCGCTGGAGCTGGGGCTTACCTCCCCCGCCGCGCTGTTTGCCGCGCTTTTGTTTGCCGTTCATCCGCTGCGCGCCGAATCCGTGGCGTGGATTTCCGGCAGGAAGGATTTGCTGTGCTGCCTGTTTTTCCTGGCCGCGCTGCTGGCGCATGCGCGCCATGCGAAATCGCCGGACCGGAAACTGCTTGCGGCTTCGGCTGTTTTGTTTCTGGCGGCATTGCTGGCCAAGCCCGCCGTCATAGCCGGCGTTCTGGCGTTTTTCCTGATTGACCGGCATTTTGACCGCGGCTGGGACCGCCGCGTTTTTGCCGAAAAAATACCGCATTTCGCGGCTGCCGCCGCCGCTGTTTTGCTGTCGTTTACAGTGGGGGAGTTTTTCCTGACATCCCCGGTAACTTCCGGCGCGGGGCTGGCCCCGGGCGGCAGGCTGCTGTCCTGCGGGTACACGGAGCTGTTCTACCTGTGGAAAATAATTTACCCGGCCAAACTGTCCGCGCTGTATCCCGCGCTGCGTGTTTCCGGCGCAACGGCATATCTGCCGTATCTGGCGGTGGTGGGATCCCTGGCGGTTCTGTTCTCAAGGGCGGAACTGCGGCCTTATGTGTTCGGTCCGGCTTTTTTTGCGGCACTGCTGCTGCCTTCGGCGGCTTTCGCGGAGCTTGCTCCGGCGGACAGATACACGTATATCCCGGCGGCGGGGATATTTATGCTGGCGGGCCAGCTTTTCGCGCAGTTTTACGCCCGGGCTAAAAAGCCGGCGGCCGTTTTGGCATGCGCGCTGATTCTGGCGCTGGGCTGGATGTGCGCCGCCCGCGCGCAGGTATGGCATGACAGCCTGTCGCTATGGAACGACGTCATCTCGCGCTATCCGGGCGCCAAGGCTTATGTAAACCGGGGAACGGCATATCAGGAACTGGGCCGCGGCAAGGAGGCGCTTGACGATTTCAACACCGCGATAACGCTGAACCCGGATTACGATTATCCTTACGTCCACCGCGCCGCGCTGTTATGCGACGAGAAGCAATACCTCCCCGCCCTGGCGGACCTGGACAGGGCGCTGGCGATGAACCCGCGCTACGGCTATGCCTATCACCGCCGGGGAACGGCGCATTACGCGCTGGGACAGTACGTCATGGCGCTCTCCGACTTCACCGAGGGATTGAAATACGAGCGCACCGTTGACGCGCTCGCCATGCGCGGGCTGGCATATTCGGCGTTGAAACTTTACGGCAATGCCGAGGAGGATTTTTCCGCCGCGCTCCATATGAACCCGCGCCGCACCGATGTTTACGCCGGGCGGGGCCGCGCGCGTTTTTACGCCGGACGTTACAAAGAGGCGGCAGCCGATTTTGCCCGCTCGCTTGAGCTGAAACCGGACCAGCCGCGGCTCTACAGCGACCTGGGCGCGGCATACGCCGGCGCGGGCGAGCTTGAAAAGGCGGTATCCGCCTATGACGCGGCGGCGCTGCGCGACCCCGGGTTCTCCGACGCTTACGGCAACCGCGGCGCCGCGCTGGCCGGGCTGAAACAGTTCACCCGTGCTATTGAGGATTTGGACAAAGCGATTGCAATGGACCCGCTCCGGGCCTACAATTACCGCAACCGCGCAATTGCCCTGTATGAAACGGGACGGTATGCCCAGGCTGTTTCGGATTTGGACAGGACCATCGCGCTGTCGCCGCAGGCGCGCGACTACGCGGCAAGGGGCCGCGCATATCTGAAGTTGAAAAAACCCGCCAAAGCCCGCGCCGATTTCAAAAAGGCGCTATCGCTGGACCCCGCCGATGCAGACGCGCTCTCCGGCAAGGCGGAACTGCCCGGTCATTGA